In Palleronia sp. LCG004, a single window of DNA contains:
- a CDS encoding sugar ABC transporter permease, with the protein MSDATTDRGDTPGHTGPRRSFFSQLELDLRLLGMVGAFILICLLFNVMTGGQFITPRNIFNLTIQTVSVAIMATGMVFIIVTRHIDLAVGALLATCSAVMAMTQTSWAVDLLGLPLGHPMLAVIAIVAGLVVGAAIGGFQGFIVGYLGVPSFIVTLGGLLVWRNVAWYLTNGQTIGPLNETFQLFGGINGTLGSTMSWVVGLIAAAAAILAVVSARRAKLRHDFPVKPIWAEILTGAIFVVAILGFIAILNAYEIPVRVLERNFAAQGIEMPEGYSAAYGLPISVLLLIGVAIAMTVIARKTRFGRYIFATGGNPDAAELSGINTRKLTVKVFALMGMLVAIAAMVASARLTFHSNDIGTLDELRVIAAAVIGGTALAGGVGTIYGAILGALIMQSLQSGMAMVGVDAPLQNIVVGTVLVLAVLIDIIYRRRVEG; encoded by the coding sequence ATGAGTGACGCGACAACGGATCGCGGCGACACGCCCGGTCACACCGGCCCCCGCCGCAGTTTCTTCAGTCAGCTCGAACTCGACCTCAGGCTTCTGGGCATGGTCGGTGCGTTCATCCTGATCTGTCTGCTCTTCAACGTGATGACGGGCGGCCAGTTCATCACGCCGCGCAACATCTTCAACCTGACGATCCAGACCGTGTCGGTCGCGATCATGGCGACGGGCATGGTGTTCATCATCGTGACCCGTCACATCGACCTTGCCGTGGGCGCGCTGCTCGCGACCTGTTCGGCCGTCATGGCGATGACCCAGACATCCTGGGCCGTGGATCTGCTGGGCCTGCCGCTCGGCCATCCGATGCTCGCCGTGATCGCCATCGTCGCGGGCCTTGTGGTCGGTGCGGCCATCGGCGGGTTCCAGGGCTTCATCGTGGGCTATCTGGGCGTTCCGTCCTTCATCGTGACGCTGGGCGGTCTGCTGGTCTGGCGCAACGTGGCCTGGTACCTGACGAACGGGCAGACGATCGGTCCGCTCAACGAGACGTTCCAGCTTTTCGGCGGGATCAACGGGACGCTGGGCTCGACCATGTCATGGGTCGTCGGGCTGATCGCCGCCGCGGCCGCGATCCTGGCCGTCGTGTCGGCGCGCCGCGCCAAGCTGCGCCACGATTTTCCCGTCAAGCCGATCTGGGCCGAAATCCTGACCGGAGCGATCTTCGTGGTGGCGATCCTCGGGTTCATCGCGATCCTCAACGCCTACGAGATTCCCGTCCGCGTGCTCGAGCGCAATTTCGCCGCGCAGGGGATCGAGATGCCGGAAGGCTACTCCGCCGCCTACGGCCTGCCGATCTCGGTGCTGCTGCTCATCGGCGTGGCCATCGCCATGACGGTCATCGCCCGCAAGACGCGCTTCGGGCGCTACATCTTCGCGACCGGCGGCAACCCCGACGCGGCAGAGCTGTCGGGGATCAACACGCGCAAGCTGACGGTCAAGGTCTTTGCGCTGATGGGGATGCTCGTCGCCATCGCCGCGATGGTCGCCTCGGCGCGCCTGACGTTCCATTCGAACGATATCGGCACGCTGGACGAACTTCGCGTCATCGCCGCGGCGGTGATCGGGGGAACCGCCCTGGCCGGCGGGGTCGGCACGATCTACGGCGCGATCCTCGGTGCGCTCATCATGCAGTCGCTGCAATCGGGCATGGCCATGGTCGGTGTCGATGCGCCCCTGCAGAACATCGTCGTGGGAACGGTCCTCGTGCTCGCCGTGCTCATCGACATCATCTATCGCCGCCGCGTGGAGGGCTGA
- the xylF gene encoding D-xylose ABC transporter substrate-binding protein, with the protein MRLSLLAAAALSTSLTSVAFAQDGMTVGVSWSNFQEERWKTDEAAIRSALEDAGAEYVSADAQSSSAKQLSDVESLISQGVDALVILAQDTQAIIPAVQAAYDAGIPVVAYDRLIEDDRAFYLTFDNIEVGRMQARAVLEQQPEGNYVMIKGSPTDPNADFLREGQQEVLQSAIDAGDITIVGEAYTDQWLPANAQRNMEQILTQTGNEVDAVVASNDGTAGGAVAALTAQGMEGIPVSGQDADFAALNRIAQGTQTVSVWKDSRDLGKRAGEIALELASGTEMSELEGAEEWTSPAGTTLWAEFLEPVPVTQDNLEVIVDAGWISQEELCQGVSGGPAPCN; encoded by the coding sequence ATGCGTCTTTCACTTCTTGCGGCCGCCGCGCTGTCGACATCGCTCACTTCCGTGGCCTTCGCGCAGGACGGCATGACCGTCGGCGTGAGCTGGTCGAACTTCCAGGAGGAACGCTGGAAGACCGACGAGGCCGCGATCCGCTCCGCGCTCGAGGATGCCGGTGCCGAATACGTGTCGGCCGACGCTCAATCCTCCTCCGCCAAGCAGCTGTCGGACGTCGAGTCGCTGATCTCGCAGGGTGTCGACGCGCTCGTGATCCTCGCGCAGGACACGCAGGCCATCATCCCCGCGGTGCAGGCCGCCTACGATGCGGGCATCCCCGTCGTGGCCTATGACCGCCTGATCGAGGACGACCGCGCCTTCTACCTGACCTTCGACAATATCGAGGTCGGCCGGATGCAGGCGCGCGCCGTGCTCGAGCAGCAGCCCGAGGGCAACTACGTGATGATCAAGGGCTCGCCCACCGATCCCAACGCGGATTTCCTGCGCGAAGGGCAGCAGGAGGTCCTGCAATCGGCGATCGACGCGGGCGACATCACCATCGTCGGCGAGGCCTATACCGATCAGTGGCTTCCGGCCAACGCGCAGCGCAACATGGAGCAGATCCTGACCCAGACCGGCAACGAGGTCGATGCGGTCGTGGCCTCGAACGACGGCACCGCGGGCGGCGCGGTCGCGGCCCTCACGGCGCAGGGCATGGAGGGGATCCCCGTCTCGGGGCAGGATGCCGATTTCGCGGCGCTGAACCGCATCGCCCAGGGCACGCAGACGGTCAGCGTCTGGAAGGACAGCCGCGACCTCGGCAAGCGGGCGGGGGAGATCGCGCTCGAACTCGCGTCGGGCACCGAGATGTCCGAGCTCGAGGGTGCCGAGGAATGGACCTCGCCCGCTGGCACGACGCTCTGGGCCGAATTCCTCGAGCCGGTTCCGGTCACTCAGGACAATCTCGAGGTCATCGTCGATGCGGGCTGGATCAGCCAGGAAGAGCTCTGCCAGGGCGTGAGCGGCGGTCCGGCCCCCTGCAACTGA